A segment of the Zonotrichia albicollis isolate bZonAlb1 chromosome Z, bZonAlb1.hap1, whole genome shotgun sequence genome:
gaagcagaaagcaagctAAACGTTAACCTAACCAGGTGAGATTTCTtcttccctgctccctgggctACCACAAAGACAATTTCATGCTTGTGAATTAAAGCTGAGTTTTGCTAGCAGTCCTTGAAGCAAACCAAGGCATGGTTAAAACTACTACGAAATCAAAATGCTTGGGATGACTATGCACTTCAGGGTTGCCAGGCAGGAAAGGTTTTTCACACCCTTTATCCTTTCAGTTTGTACAGAACTACTTCATGCAGCTAAACTCGTTTAGCCTGGAATTCCAAGCATTCCAAGGTGTAACATGCTGCTTCCCTAAGACATTTTCACAGAGTAATGAGGATCAAGCACATCTCAGCTGGGAGCTTTGATCTTTAGGGTACTGACCTTGTGTCATTACCTCTGCTCTGGACCCATCTGGAGGCTTAGTTCCCATAATTCTTCCCAGATTTACATTGTGAGTTTTATTtccaattaacagaagatgaGCACTCtgactttattttgttttgttttgttttgttttgttttctccccCCACCAGGATCCTGCTGCATCGTGTAAAATGTCTTCTTTCTGTGGGTGGATGATTATTCCTGAAGAACAAAAGCTGATGGCAAAAGCACATAGTTATTCTGGGTGGTTTTTGTACAGTGATACTTGCTGGACTTTTcctcatcttttctttttttcccagtagtAGACTCAGGTTTGTTTCTTTCCCCCAGCAATTCAGTTTATTAGGTCTTACACAGTCTGACTTAGTTGTAATTTCCTTCAGCATTCAGGGGGAAAGAATGCTTTCTATTTGCAGGAAATATATTGCATCAATGAAGAGctatgccaaaaaaaaaaaaaaaagaagaaagagaaaaaaatgtctgCAGACTTTTGCACATAATCTTCACATAGTGCCTGTAAATCTCTGAAGAGTTCATATGTGCTAGCATTTTTTAACGTTGCAGTGGATGCATTAAGTGTTCTGGAATATAGTGAGCTCTTGTTACcctcagctgggctgtgcagccttCTGCTCAGGCCAGCTCCTGGTGGGAAGCTGCAGGCCAGCTGTGGGGTGGCTAAAGAGTGAGAAATTGGGGATTAGCCGCTTCTTCCAGCACGTCTGGACATCAAGCAGGTATTTGGGATGCTGCCTTTAGCAGTAGTTAAAACACACTAGGGCaggacttcttttttttttttcctaattattattattaccattATTTCCAATCGTATCTGTACTGTTATCTCATAATTTCAGGAGTCTCCTGGACTGGACAAATCACAAATGTAACACAGAGggtggggaaggaaaggaggggctcAAGTCCCCCAGCAGCGATCAAAGCTCAGCTCCAGGGTCAGGCTCCTTTTTACCTTATTTTGCACTGTTTTCCAGTCCTCCTGTTCCTGGCACTCCATCAGGGAacacagggatggggctgaAGGTGTTTGCTGCAGGGAGccaagccctgctcctgctgttccCTGCGAGGACAGGCACGGCCAGGCGCCTCTCACGGGCCTCCGTGGGCTTTCCTCcgcctccctgccctgcagaacACCCTTCTGCTCATCCTGagtcctgcacagccctgccctggcagcacagcctgggctctgcGGCAGGGATGGCGCAGGCACTGAAGTTGGGGATATTCAGACTCGTGACTGTACTTGCAGTCTGCACCGTGCCGCTCCAATAAAGTTTTTAAGGATGCGCTGTGCCCTTCCTGGCTTTTCATTCATCACCGCTGCTCTCAGGCAGGAGAAAGCCtaggaataatttaaaaaaccctcaCAAATGTTGGCATATTAAAATTGAAtctaacatttaaaaaaaaaaaaaggcaaaatacagAATTGCAGAATCAGCtaggttgggaaagacctttgagatcatgaGGTCCAAGCTATGACTGAACACCAGCTCGTCAACCGCaccatggcacttggtgccacatccagccttTTCTTAAACACCTCCTGCAACTCCACCACCGCCCTGGACAGCCCCTTCCACTGCCCAATCCATCTTCCTTTACATTTTGGAGAAACTTTCCATGTTGGTGACTCCAGGAAAGCCTTCACAAGCTCAGCAAGACcctgctacttttttttttttttttttgccccttttCCTTTGCATTTCAAAGCTGCATCGTAGCTGACCAAGAGCAAATCTAACTTTTtgactgctgctgtgctgggaggcagCTGGAAGAGCAAGATGCAATTCACTGAAATTGTTTGTGGCCAGGTAAATTGACATGTCCTGAAATACCTGTGTGTGAGGTTCCATCTCTTATGTAGGAGGGCTGCAGTGCACATCCAAAATTAAAAGTTGGGGAGGGAGTTCCTGGGGTACCGGGAAGGCCGCCTAATTTTTCCCTCAGAACTGAGAAgttaaaagcagaaagcagaaatgCCATTTACTGCTCACAAAAGAAATGAATGCACAAAAGGGGGTCAAAAAAAGACCTTTCAGAAAAATCACCTGCAATTTGAGTTTTTGTCAAATTCTCCGTAAAGCTCTTAAGATGTTTTAAAAACAGCAGTTGACAATGCTTGAATAGCACAAAATGTCACTGGCGTGATGCAGAGGTTTCTCAGAATTCCTGatttatacataaatatatgttttatttaaaaacacatGGAATTTGGCGTGAGCAGGAGGAAGTGGTGCTTTCTGCAGGGTTTTGTAAGAGCTGCTGGCTCTCTGCAATGCAACAGGGTGACTTCCCAACTCCCATGGAGTGGGTTTGGACTCCTTGGGCAGGCTTGATCTCCAGGTGGGAGAAAAGGGAGGCATAGTCAAGTCAAATGCTTGGGATTAATTCTagattatgattttttttttttttccctcttcagtCTTTACCTCTGTTAAAATTCCAACTGTTTGGGCACATCCATGAGGAAACTGAGACAGGCTGGAACCACACAGGAAATAATAAACACCAGGGACTCAATGTCAAGGGCACGTTTGCAAGAGCAAAGAAATCAAGTGCCCACAAGCACAAGTGCCAATTAACAGATTTGAGTTAAGTTTAATACAAAAATAAGAGTTTTCAGCAGGAAAACGGAGCAAGTGAGCCTTGAAAAACAGAAACTCCACTACTAAAAACCTCCAGGGTTTCAGCCTTGCTTTCTTgggactggatgtggcaccgGCTGTCAGGGGTGGATAAAAGCCAGCATTCCATGGCCCTGCCGGTGACACACGAGAGCCACCAGGGCTGCCCGAGCGTTCCCTGCAGTGTCACGCTCCGGCCACGCCCCTTTCCACTGGCCCCGCCCCTTTCCCCATTGGCCCCGCCCCTTCTCCACTGGCCCCGCCTCCCCATGTGACCACGCCCCCTTTCCCGCTCTGAAACCGCCCCCCTCGGCTGCGGCTCCGCCCCCAAGCGCTCCGCGCACCTCCCATTGGCCGGCGGCGCCGCCTCGCGCCCGCCGCGGCCTCCCATTGGCTGCGGGTGGCGCTGTTGTTGTTATTGCTGTTACTGCTGTAAACAGGAGCGGAGCGGTGCCACCTGTCAGCTCCGGTCACCTCTGATCACCTTTGGTCACCTCTGGCCACCTTTGGTCACCTTTGGTCACCTTTGCTGAGCTTTGGTCACCTCTGACCACCTCTGGTCACCTTTAGTCACCTCTGGTCACCTTTGGTCACCACTGGTCACCTTTGGTCACCTCTGGCCACCTTCGGTCACCTTTGGTCACCTCTGGACAACTCTGGTCACCCTTGGTCAGCTTTGGTCACCTCTGGTCACTTCTGGCCATCTTTGGTCACCGCTGGTCACCTTTTATCGCCTCTTATCGCCTCTTACCACGCCACCTCTCACCCGTCATCTCTTTTCACCTCTCACTCCTTGTCACCTCCTTGTCCGCTGTCGCCACTCGTTTGCCGGAGCTCGGCCCTCGCTCGCCCGGGCCATGTCCCTGCGCGGCGCCCGCGGGCTGCCCGTGTCCCCGCTGCCCTCCCGGGGCAcggccccgctgccgccgctgccgccggaCGGGGCTGAGAGCCCGCACAGGTGAGGGGTGACCGGGGGAGCCGGGCTGGCTTTGCCCAGGGACACCCCGGATGGGACATGGGACACTAAAGGACGTTTTTGGGATGCTCTCGTTCCCGGGGCACTGACACTTCCCCGTCCGACCGCCCGCAGGTTCCGGGACACCCCGAGGAGGGGACACGGGCGGCTGTGGCACTCGCTGGCCCCGGAGCCGCTGGCCTCGGACCGTGCCCGTCCCCGGGACtgctggcagcccagggatgcaggTGAGGGGCGCGGCCGCTGCGCCCCACGGCTGTGCCGAGGGTGTCGCGGGGGGGTCGGGGGTGTCCGGCAGGGCTTGGCCATGGGGGTGGCGgcggggcagctcctggggggcGTTGGGCAGgagcccgtgcccggggctCAGGCGGGAACCGCTCCGCTGGGGACACGCGACATTCCGTGCGGCACCGCTGCTCCCAACGGCGCTGCCACCCGCggctcccggcccggccccaTCCTGCCCCGGGGTGGGGCCCCATCCCCACACCCTGTGCCTTGTTCCCCGCAGGATCGCGGCCGGAGTCCCACACGCAGCAGAGCCCCGCGCAGGAAGAGTGAGTGGCgccatccccgtgtccccccggggacagacagacagacagccgCTGTCCCTGCCCCGCCGCTCCCGAGCAGCAGGGCCTGTGCACCCTGCTGTGACCTCCAGTCTGTGTCTGGGGGTGACAACCTGGTGGGGGACGCGGATGGAACACCCGTAAATCCCATCTCTGCTCTCCCCGTAGCTTCCAGAAAACCATCGCGGAATTTGGGAGAGCTCTCAAAGAGTACGTCAGGGGGCTCTGTCCTTGCGGCAGGACATCAATACCAGGCTGTCCTCGAACtcgggctgtccctgtccctgtccctgtcccaaaagccaggctgtccctgtgcccaggctgtccccatgtccaggCTATCCCTGTCCCATTCCCAAAAGCCAGGCTATGCCCAGGCTATCCCAAAGGCCaggctgtccccgtgtccctcctGGGGTCCCACTCAGGCCATCGATGTTCTCTCCGTGCCTGGACGTGCTGTTGCCCCAGGTCCCTTTGGGaagctgtgacagccctggggaggtcTTACCCCACCCTGAGCTCATCGGGAACAGAGGTGACAATGGCAGAGGAGTGGGACACAGCGATCAGGGACACCTGGAGTCATTCGACGCTTTCCTTTCCCGGCTCTTGCAGCAGGAAGCTCCTCCACCAGAGGATCAGCTCCATGCCGGTGAGTGCTGCAGGACCCTGCCGGGTGTCCGGCCGAGCCGGGGCgaggaggatggagccaggagaggggacagggccGTGCAGCACCGCTCACCCCGCGGCTGTCCCGCAGCAGCGCCAGCTGGAAGCCAGCCCGGTGCTGAAGGACATCTCCCAGCTCCAGGTGCGCAGGGACAGAGTGCGCCAGAGCCAGCCCGAGGATGAGGTGAGGGGCGCAGTGACACCGGGGGGGGtcagggaggggacacgggtGCTGGGGGGGGggtcagggaggggacacagccgtGCTGACGCCGTGTCCCCCCCGCTGCAGGAAGGTTTTGTCCCCAAGAAGCTGCAGAGGCTGGGCCAGCGGAGCCGCCTGCCTGCCGGCCACGACGCTGCCAGGAGAGATCTCCTTGCCAAGAGCCCCTGCGGCGCTCCAGCAATGCAGGTGAGAGAGGCTGGAGCGATCGGGAGGAAGCACGGATGGCTGATCATGGGAAAAGTGGCATGCGCCGCTCCAGCCTGCCCTGGAGGCGTGTGCGTGCGGGAGATGGGCGGGCTGGGGGCTCATGGGGACACGCTGGCTCCAAAGCTGCGAGGCACTGGGAGGTGGATGGACCTGGGCTACGGTACCCGTCCCTAACGGAGGGTGGGAAGCAGCTGGAATCCCCTCCAGGATCTCCTCTGCTTTTTCCCAAAGTTCCCCCAGCTGCCGCCGCCCCAGGCCATGGAGAAGCCGCTGACCACGCCGGTGACGAAGAAGGAGGAGGCAAAGCTGGTACGTGGCCACCTTTGGCAGTGGATGGAGCTCCACAGTCCCCTCCTGGGGGCTCCGAAGGggggtccctgggctgggggcagctcggtgagcagccccagccctggagagcTTGCCAGACCCCCCAGGCAGCAGCGCGGGCTCTCCCCACAGCGCCCGGGCAAGCGTGGCCACCGCCGGCGGCTCTTCCTCTCGCCCTCGGTGCCCCGCAGTGTCGCCGGGCCCCTCCCGAAGCGGGGACtcccctgggacagggacagccctgccaaTGCCCAgcggcagagcagggcagccggcagccctgagcaggaggcGTCGCTGGAGCCGGTGGGTGATGGGGAAGGTGTGGGGGCAGAGCCAGCGTGTCCCCGGCAGCGCTGGGACACTGTGCCAGAGCCCCTGGTGACATCTGGGGCTATCTCTGATCGGTGCCTCCGCAGGGAGCGTGGCTGGAGCCCTGCGGGTctgcccagctccaggagaTCGAGAACCTGCTGTCCAGCGATGACCAGGAGCTCATTGGGGACTTCTCCAAGGTAGGGGAAGGACTTCTCCAggatggggcagctccgggggcACTGCAGGGGCCATCATCAGAGCAGGGACCATCATCGGAGCCCCACAGTGCCGCCACGGAGAGCCCAAAGCCAGCTGGTGGCCCTTGCTTGGGGACACGGGGCCTTGGGGCTGTGACCTTGCACGGAGTGAAGAGCCCCCTCACTGCTCCTCTACTCCGTGCCACAGGCACGTTTGtctgtcccttcccctcccGGGGCTGCAGAACCGGCCacgggctgctcctgggctggggagacagtgccaccccctgggacagagctgagcccaggctgtgtctcctccagcctcACCTCCTGCCCACGGTGGAGGGCAAGGACCCGGGCCTGAAGTACATCTCCCCTGGCACGGTAAGAGGACGGCCGCCCTTCCGCAGCCCCCGAGGGGCCgcctgcctctccccagccccgtGTGTCCCCTCTTGGTGACCCGGTCCCCCCGCAGCTGGCGGCGGTGCTGTCGGGACGCTACAGCAGCTTCATCGGGAGCAGCGTCGTCGTGGATTGCCGGTACCCCTACGAGTACGAGGGCGGCCACGTCAAGGTCAGAACCCCCCCCGTGGCCCCGGGGCTGGGAGAAAATGGGGGTGTCCGACCTCCAACCAGCCCCAGAGGTGCTGAGCCCATCCCGGAGACAACAGGGATTCAGATGTGGAGACAACAGGGGAGACATTCAGGAGGCCCTGGGATCTGTTGGGTACCCTCCGAGAGATTAAGCAGCTCCCACAAATatgctgagctcccagagagGAGTGAAGCAGCCCCCCCAAaatgctgagctcccagagagGAGTGCAGCAGCCCCTCCAGAGCCCCTCTGGGGGTTGAGCAGCCTCCCATGAAGGGTCCCAAGCCACCcagagggatggggcagcccctgaaAAGCACCAAGCTGCCCCACAGAGGGTTGATTCCCACATGGAAAGAGGAGCATGACGGTGGGGGAGGCTGGGGGGTAATGTTCTTGGGTCCATGGAGAAAATGAGGTTggagaaagaggggaaaaagacaCCGGGTGTCCCTCCCCAGGGTGCTGTCAACCTGCCGCTGCAGCGAGACGTGGAGGAATTCCTGCTGGAGCGCCCCATCGTGCCCCAGGACGCCAGCAAGAGGGTGATCCTCATCTTCCACTGCGAGTTCTCCATTGAGCGGGGGCCCAAAATGTGAGTGAGGgcatggggagggggcacaggggtgagTTGTGGGAATTCCGCACATCATTCCTGATGTCCAGAGTAGccgagacaacccttggggggctcggaagTCCTGGAATGCGACCAGAAGTGCTTGGTGGCTAGACTTTGATCCTGCACAGGATGtaacacctgtatgaggatgagAGGATCACACggggataagtggtgaaggGATAGATTAATTACAGagtgaaaacacaggttttagaatctcggtacaggggggttctaggagccaagatggaggaattagggcgtgtcctgtccttcttcttgtcatccatctttgatggtgatggtggcactttgagattggttcttactgaatttgcacttgtcaataagagtgaaaggtattgggaggaaaaggtaaatatcctacacgtagtttttggtataaaaataaGCGGCCGCCCCGAGGGAggtcagtgtgcccatggctgacttgctgtgcggacctctgtcgggccgggAGACAACActgtagataagaattaataaacaactctgaagaactgaaaaacctGAGGACTCCTTTCGTCCTTTTGAGCATGGGCTGCCTCAAGGCCATCCAGAGCCTTACCAGGCCATTTCAACAGCCGAGACAGGATAGTGAGTGAGGGACCCCCAGCCGGGGCTGATGCCATGGGCTTTGCCCGGCCACAGGTGCAAATTCCTGCGGGACAGGGATCGCTCCTGCCACAAGTACCCGCGGCTGCACTACCCCGAGCTCTACGTCCTGAAGGGAGGGTACCGCGAGTTCTTCTGGCAGTTCCCGGTGAgttcctgcctgcctgccgGTGTCCCCATGGGGGCAGAAGGGCAGGAATTGGGAggggatagatggatggatggatggatggatggatggatggatggatggatggatgcatggatgcatgcatggatggatggatgatggatggatgcatggatggatgcatggatgcatggatggggggcacagggcagtgggGAGGGGCGGCTCTGGGCATCTTCCCTGCCATGGGAGGGGATGATGGAGCTGTGCGTTGCAGGGACACTGCGAGCCCCGGGACTATCGGCCCATGGAGCACCCGGCGTTCAGGGAGGAGCTGCGCAGGTTCCGCGGGCAGAGCCGGCGCGGGCGGCGGGCGCTCTCCATCCTCTGAGCGCGCCGGGAGAGCGCCGGAGCCAGGACTGTGGGATGGGGATGCACCTCAGCTTGGGCTGGCTTATGGCACGAGCTTGGGGTGGTATTTAGTGTTAGGAttgggtttgtgtttgtttgttgctataaatattttttgtctattgttataaatattttttgtgtttgttatGAATTTTTGGTTGTTGGTAtaattatttgtttgtttatcgttataaatatttttgtgttgctTGTTATAAATAGTTTTGTGTTTATTAtgctttttttggttgttggtATAATAGTTTGTTTGTAGttataaatattttgtgtttgttgttatgctttttttgttgttggtatAATTGTTCGTTTATtgttataaatatttttgtgtttattgttataaatattttgtgttacttgttataaatatttttgtgttacctgttataaatatttttgtgtttattGCTATGAAATTTTGGTTATTGATGTATTGGTTATTGTTATAATTGGTATATTGATATATTTTGTATAGATATACTAGGTTTTGGGTATTGGCTATTtgcttatttgtttgtttgttcattataaatatttttgtgtttattgctatgaaattttggtttttggtaTATTTGCTTATTGGGTATATTGGTATATTTGGTATATTGGTATATTTacttatttgtttgtttgttcattaTAACAATATACTTTATAAACACTTTTGTGCTGACTGTTATGAATATTTTTGCGTTTGTCTGTCGTTGGGGCTGTTTGTTCCAGTCTCTGTTAATAAATTCTTCTTGCAGGAGAACAAACCCGACTCCTGAGCTCTCCAGTTTGGGGTCAGGGCTCATCAGGGCACTCAGGAGCATCAACCCCTCAGATTCTGAGAAACAATTCTCAATGATCTGTTAAAACATTCTGGgggaataaaaaataatatcaaAGCAAATTAACTTTATATAAAGGGTTGCCACAACAGTTAGGCTGTCACACAATACATTCCCTCACTTGTAAATAGGAAGGGCTATTCATTTAATTGCTGATATCTTTTACATTTCCCTTGAAATGCTAAAAGTTTGACCTTCTGGTTTACATGTTCCTAGGCGCTTTGGTATCCATGGCACCTGCTTTGGTATGGATCTATGTCATAGTAACAAAACACAAAACGTAACTCTTTCTCCAGGAATTTTTATATGCTAAAGCTTCAGTGGGCTTTggtcctctccagctgccataAAATAATGATCATAATATTGTATCACTAAGTAATTTTTCATTACAGAGAGGAATTTAACACCACAAGAAATGGCAAATACAATCTACACTGATACCCGTTGTGACGTGGCTGTGGAATACACAACAACTAAACAGCAAATAAAACCAATGGGTATGGTAATGCTTCGTCATAGCCCCATTTTAAACAGGCTGCTGAGTAACTTTGGCATGGAAACAGCATGACAGCAAATGCAAATTCCCTGAAACTTGCTGAGTGTTTATCTGAGGAGCGTCACAAAGAAGCCAGGAAGGAATTTTCATCGTGGGCTGCCAGCAAGAGGGATTTCCCTGCAGGGTGCTGTGCTCAGACCAACGCTGAGGAGCAAACTTTCTGTGTGTTACTCTTGTCCCAGCACAGACAGGAGGGCACAGTTATAAAAGCCACCTGCAAAGGTTTTAGGCTGCCCTCGTGGACCTGCAGCCACAGAGTGTTAGGCCCAGCTCTGTAAAATCCTCCATAAATAATTGCATTTGACCTGTACTTATTATTCTGGCCCACTCTTTACCCTATGCATGATCAGGAAACCAAACCAGACCTGCTCATTCTGCTGCAGATCCTTGCAAATTGAGTTTTCTGGGACTGCTGGATCTCCCTGGCAGCTCAGAGCTCATTAGGAAATCTAATTTAACATCCTGGCAGTGTACAACTGCTTCCCACAGcatgcagggacacacagcagcccctggattTGGAAGCCCCACAGCAATGCTGCTCCTACTGTTACAACTGGAGGCTGATACAACTCTCTGAAAGGAAATAGtgatattttttccctcctctgttcttttttcctccaCTGTTCTTTTTTACATCTGTTCTAGGCCTCTAACAATCCAGCAAAGGGCTGTTAGTGCCCTGAGTGCAAATGACATGATATCTTTGACCAGgaaaaataatccaaataatCAGTCTCCAGTCTTCAAAGGCatttcctggagcagctgctgctggggacagccctgtccTGAGTGAGGTGTGTTGTGTGACTC
Coding sequences within it:
- the LOC102074899 gene encoding M-phase inducer phosphatase 2 isoform X3 — protein: MSLRGARGLPVSPLPSRGTAPLPPLPPDGAESPHRFRDTPRRGHGRLWHSLAPEPLASDRARPRDCWQPRDAGSRPESHTQQSPAQEDFQKTIAEFGRALKDRKLLHQRISSMPVSAAGPCRVSGRAGARRMEPGEGTGPCSTAHPAAVPQQRQLEASPVLKDISQLQVRRDRVRQSQPEDEEGFVPKKLQRLGQRSRLPAGHDAARRDLLAKSPCGAPAMQDLLCFFPKFPQLPPPQAMEKPLTTPVTKKEEAKLRPGKRGHRRRLFLSPSVPRSVAGPLPKRGLPWDRDSPANAQRQSRAAGSPEQEASLEPGAWLEPCGSAQLQEIENLLSSDDQELIGDFSKPHLLPTVEGKDPGLKYISPGTLAAVLSGRYSSFIGSSVVVDCRYPYEYEGGHVKGAVNLPLQRDVEEFLLERPIVPQDASKRVILIFHCEFSIERGPKMCKFLRDRDRSCHKYPRLHYPELYVLKGGYREFFWQFPGHCEPRDYRPMEHPAFREELRRFRGQSRRGRRALSIL
- the LOC102074899 gene encoding M-phase inducer phosphatase 2 isoform X9, producing MSLRGARGLPVSPLPSRGTAPLPPLPPDGAESPHRFRDTPRRGHGRLWHSLAPEPLASDRARPRDCWQPRDAGSRPESHTQQSPAQEDRKLLHQRISSMPQRQLEASPVLKDISQLQVRRDRVRQSQPEDEEGFVPKKLQRLGQRSRLPAGHDAARRDLLAKSPCGAPAMQDLLCFFPKFPQLPPPQAMEKPLTTPVTKKEEAKLRPGKRGHRRRLFLSPSVPRSVAGPLPKRGLPWDRDSPANAQRQSRAAGSPEQEASLEPGAWLEPCGSAQLQEIENLLSSDDQELIGDFSKPHLLPTVEGKDPGLKYISPGTLAAVLSGRYSSFIGSSVVVDCRYPYEYEGGHVKGAVNLPLQRDVEEFLLERPIVPQDASKRVILIFHCEFSIERGPKMDTASPGTIGPWSTRRSGRSCAGSAGRAGAGGGRSPSSERAGRAPEPGLWDGDAPQLGLAYGTSLGWYLVLGLGLCLFVAINIFCLLL
- the LOC102074899 gene encoding uncharacterized protein LOC102074899 isoform X10, yielding MSLRGARGLPVSPLPSRGTAPLPPLPPDGAESPHRFRDTPRRGHGRLWHSLAPEPLASDRARPRDCWQPRDAGSRPESHTQQSPAQEDRKLLHQRISSMPRQLEASPVLKDISQLQVRRDRVRQSQPEDEEGFVPKKLQRLGQRSRLPAGHDAARRDLLAKSPCGAPAMQDLLCFFPKFPQLPPPQAMEKPLTTPVTKKEEAKLRPGKRGHRRRLFLSPSVPRSVAGPLPKRGLPWDRDSPANAQRQSRAAGSPEQEASLEPGAWLEPCGSAQLQEIENLLSSDDQELIGDFSKPHLLPTVEGKDPGLKYISPGTLAAVLSGRYSSFIGSSVVVDCRYPYEYEGGHVKGAVNLPLQRDVEEFLLERPIVPQDASKRVILIFHCEFSIERGPKMDTASPGTIGPWSTRRSGRSCAGSAGRAGAGGGRSPSSERAGRAPEPGLWDGDAPQLGLAYGTSLGWYLVLGLGLCLFVAINIFCLLL